The following DNA comes from Desulfosoma sp..
CGAGGATAAGATCCGTCTCAGCACAAAACCTGTCTCTGTGACGCGATTTCAACCCAAGCCGAGGGTTTACTAACATGGAATTGACTTTTAGAATTTTTCGGTTTGATCCTGCCGTGGATCGAGAGGCTCGCTACCAGACCTATCGCGTGAAGGCGGATCCTACGGAACGGATCCTGGATTGCCTGAACCGCATCAAATGGGAACAGGATGGAAGCCTGAGTTTTCGCATGTCGTGCGGGCATGGCGTGTGTGGATCGGATGCCGTGCGAATCAATGGACGATGTGCCTTGGCGTGCCAAAAACTGGTCAAGGATCTGGCCGAAGCCGACGAGGTGCTCGTGGAGCCTCTGCCGTCTTTTCGGGTACTCAAGGACTTGGTGGTGGATTTGGAACCTTTTTTTGAAAAAGTCCGTTGGGTGCAGCCTTATCTTTTCAGCGGTTCCAACGTTCCGGAAAAGGAAAGGTTGCAGGCGCCGGAAGAAAGAAAGAAACTGGACCATGTGATTCGTTGCATTCTGTGTGCCTGTTGCGTGGCTTCATGCCCTGTGACGGCGGAAAACGACCAATTCCTTGGGCCGGCTCCCCTGGTGTGGGCGTTTCGTTACATTTTCGACAGTCGAGACGAGAACAAGGAGCAGCGCCTGCGAGCTCTGGACACCAATGACGGAGCTTGGGGGTGCCGAAATCATTTTGAATGCACAAGGGTATGTCCTAAAGAGATTCCAG
Coding sequences within:
- a CDS encoding succinate dehydrogenase iron-sulfur subunit, whose amino-acid sequence is MELTFRIFRFDPAVDREARYQTYRVKADPTERILDCLNRIKWEQDGSLSFRMSCGHGVCGSDAVRINGRCALACQKLVKDLAEADEVLVEPLPSFRVLKDLVVDLEPFFEKVRWVQPYLFSGSNVPEKERLQAPEERKKLDHVIRCILCACCVASCPVTAENDQFLGPAPLVWAFRYIFDSRDENKEQRLRALDTNDGAWGCRNHFECTRVCPKEIPVTKSINFIKREIEKVLR